A single region of the Streptomyces virginiae genome encodes:
- a CDS encoding ABC transporter ATP-binding protein, which produces MTQAIADPLIDLREVTRSYDEGPPALAGISLQVRPGEALAVLGPSGSGKSTLLNLIAGLDRPTTGGVTVDGVRVDTLSETASALHRRARIGMIFQFFNLLDDLTVADNVLLPAQLAGVPRDRAADRAAELLARLGIERHARAYPGRLSGGERQRVAVARALMNRPPLLLADEPTGALDSASGADVRELLRGLNADGQTIVLVTHDLALAESCATRTIEVVDGRIARDVGRAVTR; this is translated from the coding sequence GTGACCCAAGCGATCGCCGACCCGCTCATCGACCTGCGCGAGGTGACCAGGAGCTACGACGAGGGCCCGCCCGCCCTCGCCGGGATCAGCCTCCAGGTGCGCCCGGGTGAGGCCTTGGCCGTCCTCGGACCTTCCGGCAGCGGCAAGTCCACGCTGCTCAACCTGATCGCCGGCCTCGACCGGCCCACCACGGGCGGCGTCACCGTCGACGGGGTGCGCGTCGACACGCTGAGCGAGACCGCCTCCGCGCTCCACCGGCGCGCCCGGATCGGCATGATCTTCCAGTTCTTCAACCTGCTCGACGACCTCACGGTCGCCGACAACGTACTGCTCCCCGCCCAGTTGGCCGGAGTGCCCCGCGACCGGGCGGCGGACCGCGCCGCAGAACTCCTCGCACGCCTGGGCATCGAGCGGCACGCCCGCGCGTACCCGGGCCGGCTCTCCGGCGGCGAGCGGCAACGCGTGGCGGTGGCGAGGGCGTTGATGAACCGGCCGCCGCTGCTGCTCGCGGACGAACCCACGGGCGCGCTGGACAGCGCCTCGGGCGCCGACGTACGGGAGCTGCTGCGCGGGCTGAACGCCGACGGGCAGACGATCGTGCTGGTCACACATGACCTGGCGCTCGCCGAGTCCTGCGCGACGCGGACGATCGAGGTCGTCGACGGCCGGATCGCGCGCGATGTCGGCCGGGCGGTGACCCGATGA